One segment of Candidatus Stygibacter australis DNA contains the following:
- a CDS encoding lamin tail domain-containing protein produces the protein MKKLLILLLGLVFMIVSCSLDDTTDNDNDTDIPDALNALVINEFMSHNDVGWPGPNDDYPDWIELYNGSDETIDVGGMYVSDDLSNLELSMIGDDAPEITTMAPGSYLVLIADANPEFGTLHLDLKLSDNEDFALVYSDGSTIVDQTNSDVVPDDMSMGRVPDGTDNWELIDPSTPGISNSEVPDITKLVINEFLASNDFGAIDENGDHEDWIEIYNAGTTTVDLGGMYVTDDLTNLMTSMIPIDDPSITTLAPGEYLLLWADKEPEQGILHLDDVKLSGGGEQIGLTDIDGVTILDSLTYGEQVTDVSFGRIPDGSETWASFGAGYDTMPTPGAANGTGEAPFVALYINEFLASNDSTNVDEFGEYDDWIEIYNAGNIAKDIGGMWVTDDLEALETSMIPTDDPDVTTIPPGGYLILWADKQPEQGILHLDDVKLSGDGEDIGLTDVDGVTLIDSYTFVAQTTDVSEGRMPDGGDTWENFAVPTPGAPNE, from the coding sequence ATGAAGAAATTACTAATTTTGCTTTTAGGGCTGGTTTTCATGATTGTTAGTTGCAGTTTGGATGATACAACTGATAATGATAACGATACTGATATACCAGACGCACTTAATGCCCTTGTAATTAACGAATTTATGAGCCATAACGATGTTGGCTGGCCTGGACCTAATGACGATTATCCTGACTGGATTGAGCTGTATAATGGTTCAGATGAAACTATTGATGTGGGCGGCATGTATGTTTCTGATGATCTGAGTAACCTTGAATTGTCCATGATCGGTGATGACGCTCCCGAAATTACTACGATGGCACCGGGAAGTTATTTAGTATTGATTGCTGATGCCAATCCAGAATTTGGTACTCTTCACCTTGATCTCAAACTTAGTGATAATGAAGATTTTGCTCTCGTATATTCTGATGGTAGCACTATAGTAGATCAAACTAATTCAGATGTCGTTCCTGATGATATGTCCATGGGACGCGTTCCTGATGGAACTGATAACTGGGAACTGATTGATCCATCAACTCCAGGAATTTCCAATTCTGAAGTACCTGACATAACTAAGCTTGTTATAAATGAATTTCTGGCAAGTAACGACTTCGGAGCAATTGATGAAAATGGTGACCATGAAGACTGGATTGAGATCTATAATGCCGGTACTACAACAGTTGATCTCGGTGGCATGTATGTTACTGATGATCTGACTAACCTGATGACCAGCATGATCCCTATTGATGATCCATCAATAACAACTCTTGCTCCGGGCGAATACCTTTTACTCTGGGCTGATAAAGAACCTGAACAGGGTATTCTTCATCTTGATGACGTAAAGCTCTCCGGTGGCGGTGAACAGATCGGTCTTACTGATATCGATGGCGTTACTATCCTTGATTCACTCACTTATGGAGAACAGGTTACTGACGTTTCTTTTGGCAGAATACCTGATGGCAGTGAAACCTGGGCATCTTTTGGTGCTGGTTATGATACTATGCCAACTCCTGGTGCTGCCAACGGCACTGGAGAAGCTCCTTTTGTTGCGCTTTATATCAATGAATTCCTAGCAAGTAATGATAGCACAAATGTAGATGAATTTGGTGAATATGACGACTGGATTGAAATCTATAATGCTGGAAATATTGCCAAGGATATCGGCGGTATGTGGGTTACAGATGATCTGGAAGCGCTTGAAACAAGCATGATACCTACGGATGATCCTGATGTAACAACTATCCCTCCTGGAGGTTATCTTATCCTTTGGGCAGATAAACAGCCTGAACAGGGTATTCTACATCTTGATGATGTAAAACTCTCTGGAGATGGCGAAGACATCGGACTCACTGATGTTGATGGCGTTACTCTTATTGATTCCTACACCTTTGTTGCTCAGACAACTGATGTTTCCGAAGGCCGAATGCCTGATGGTGGAGATACCTGGGAAAACTTTGCTGTTCCAACTCCTGGAGCACCAAACGAATAA
- a CDS encoding porin has protein sequence MMKKTLFFLVVLFIFGNLLAETASGGLGWDERGYLVFKSDDGNFQMRLDTRFYINASIFLDDPEDILSNQSNLRKARFAVKTRLWKVWSFEWDIDIADGEMVEVKDMYVSYSGFSNSHIKFGNFKQPFGMEELNSSRLLTFPERALPMLAFETDRQFGLEYSKWGHMGKIPFNLRSSIFTQTLTNETKNDYEKEVHETGGGAAARFVVAPEINEDMLVHIGAAFAYEMPYDESEKLEYKSEAETKSGDLEWFDTGGINEADHSRKIAAEGVFQYKNFHLQGEFVQTTVCRIDGAVEIDPETLEETPLEDPTFIGGYAYLSWLITGERRPWELAEGEFGQVLPKNKKLGAWEIAARYSHLNLTDEDAEIYGGAGNIITLGLNWYANPNVKIQMAYSMVDLDANANSDGDYSFDNEIFDDHYDDGYDFNYLQFTTIFFF, from the coding sequence ATGATGAAGAAGACTCTTTTCTTTCTCGTAGTGTTATTTATCTTTGGAAATCTGCTGGCTGAGACTGCCAGTGGAGGGTTAGGTTGGGATGAACGAGGCTATCTCGTATTCAAATCTGATGATGGGAATTTCCAAATGCGTCTCGACACCCGTTTTTATATTAATGCGAGCATTTTTCTGGACGACCCGGAAGATATACTCAGCAACCAGTCAAATCTTCGTAAAGCCCGTTTTGCGGTAAAAACCCGACTCTGGAAAGTATGGTCTTTTGAATGGGATATCGATATCGCTGACGGTGAAATGGTGGAAGTTAAAGACATGTATGTAAGCTACAGTGGCTTTAGTAACAGCCACATTAAATTTGGAAACTTCAAACAACCTTTCGGTATGGAAGAACTTAATTCTTCCAGATTACTCACCTTCCCCGAAAGAGCGTTGCCTATGCTTGCCTTTGAAACTGACAGACAGTTCGGTCTGGAATATTCCAAATGGGGACATATGGGTAAAATCCCTTTCAACCTGCGTTCATCAATCTTTACTCAAACACTCACTAATGAAACTAAAAATGATTATGAAAAAGAAGTTCATGAAACCGGTGGCGGTGCTGCTGCAAGATTCGTAGTTGCACCCGAAATAAACGAAGATATGCTTGTTCATATAGGAGCTGCTTTTGCTTATGAAATGCCTTATGATGAATCAGAAAAGCTCGAATACAAGAGTGAAGCTGAAACCAAGAGTGGTGATCTGGAATGGTTTGATACCGGTGGTATAAATGAAGCTGACCATAGCCGTAAAATCGCTGCTGAAGGTGTTTTCCAATATAAGAATTTCCATCTGCAGGGTGAATTTGTTCAAACTACAGTTTGCAGAATTGATGGAGCTGTGGAGATAGATCCTGAAACTTTGGAAGAAACTCCATTAGAAGACCCTACATTTATTGGCGGATATGCTTATCTTTCCTGGCTGATAACCGGTGAAAGAAGACCTTGGGAATTAGCTGAAGGTGAATTTGGTCAGGTTCTTCCCAAAAATAAGAAATTGGGCGCTTGGGAAATCGCAGCCCGTTACAGCCACCTTAATTTGACTGACGAGGATGCTGAAATCTATGGTGGTGCCGGGAATATCATCACATTAGGTTTGAACTGGTATGCCAATCCTAATGTAAAAATCCAGATGGCTTATTCGATGGTTGATCTGGATGCTAATGCCAATTCTGATGGTGATTACAGCTTTGATAATGAAATCTTTGATGATCACTATGATGATGGATATGACTTTAATTATCTACAGTTTACGACTATATTTTTCTTTTAA
- a CDS encoding tripartite tricarboxylate transporter permease, with protein sequence MEILVNMAHGFQFVMGWQPLLFIVMGVIMGILAGAMPGLSPSMGVALLVPFTYAMSPTLALILLVSIYIAANYGGSITAVTINAPGTPASVVTSFDGYPLTQQNKPGMALGVSLISSTVGGFIGTIILILFSVQLAKIAVKFHPAEYFALAVFGLTTVATLGGKNWLKAFIAAIFGLLINTIGIDPISGVSRFTFGSVQLYDGFSLIPALIGLFALSEVFKQIDERNFQSEKVELQKTKWPTIGDYWKLKFGIIRSSLVGTLIGIFPGAGATIASFISYDIAKRSSKEPELFGKGSLEGVAAAEAANSSSVGGALVPLLTLGIPGSASTAVLIGALMIHDLTPGPQLFNNNPEIIYGLFASLLVANLVLLGLGLLGSRLWVKVTDVPKKILYPMIFAVSIIGSFAVRNSFFDIAACLGFGVFGWILRKHNYPVAPIILGIVLGNIAETNFRRAVMMGGYNIFLVRPLSIILLALAVLSFAWPLLQHKIKRVSKH encoded by the coding sequence ATGGAAATTTTAGTAAATATGGCTCATGGATTTCAGTTTGTGATGGGCTGGCAACCCTTGCTCTTCATTGTGATGGGTGTGATCATGGGAATTCTGGCGGGAGCTATGCCAGGTCTTTCTCCTTCTATGGGAGTTGCCTTACTGGTGCCTTTCACCTATGCCATGTCACCAACTCTTGCTCTTATACTACTGGTTTCTATCTATATAGCGGCAAATTACGGGGGATCGATCACAGCAGTAACCATTAATGCACCAGGTACACCTGCTTCAGTGGTTACCTCATTTGACGGTTATCCACTCACCCAGCAGAATAAACCGGGTATGGCTCTGGGAGTATCTTTGATCTCTTCCACAGTTGGCGGGTTTATCGGTACAATAATATTGATCCTCTTCAGTGTGCAACTGGCAAAAATTGCAGTTAAATTTCATCCAGCAGAATATTTTGCCCTGGCAGTTTTTGGTTTGACCACAGTGGCAACCCTGGGTGGCAAAAACTGGCTGAAAGCCTTTATTGCAGCCATCTTTGGACTGCTTATCAATACAATTGGCATTGATCCCATTTCAGGTGTGAGCAGGTTTACATTTGGCTCAGTACAGCTATATGACGGTTTTTCCCTGATACCGGCATTGATTGGTTTATTTGCACTCAGTGAGGTTTTTAAACAGATTGATGAACGCAATTTCCAAAGTGAAAAAGTGGAACTGCAAAAAACCAAATGGCCCACGATTGGTGATTATTGGAAACTTAAATTCGGGATAATCAGATCATCTCTGGTTGGTACTTTGATTGGTATATTTCCTGGGGCTGGAGCTACAATAGCATCTTTTATTTCTTATGATATTGCCAAAAGAAGCAGCAAGGAACCAGAGCTATTCGGCAAAGGCAGCCTGGAAGGCGTTGCTGCTGCAGAAGCGGCAAACAGCAGTTCAGTGGGTGGAGCACTTGTGCCCCTGCTCACACTGGGTATTCCGGGAAGCGCTTCCACGGCAGTTCTCATCGGTGCCTTGATGATCCATGACCTCACTCCCGGACCTCAACTTTTTAATAATAATCCTGAGATCATTTATGGTCTTTTTGCCAGTTTGCTGGTGGCTAACCTGGTATTGCTCGGATTAGGATTATTAGGAAGCCGACTCTGGGTAAAGGTAACTGACGTACCCAAAAAGATACTCTATCCCATGATCTTTGCCGTTTCCATTATCGGCAGCTTTGCAGTTCGCAATTCCTTTTTCGATATTGCTGCCTGTCTCGGCTTCGGTGTTTTCGGCTGGATCTTGCGCAAACACAATTATCCTGTTGCTCCCATTATTCTTGGTATAGTGCTGGGAAATATCGCTGAAACCAATTTCAGGCGAGCAGTTATGATGGGTGGATACAATATTTTTCTGGTCAGACCTTTAAGTATAATTTTATTAGCTCTGGCTGTGCTTTCATTTGCCTGGCCACTGCTTCAGCATAAAATAAAAAGAGTTTCTAAGCATTAA
- a CDS encoding tripartite tricarboxylate transporter substrate-binding protein, protein MLNIKTGLSHKLKYFRKLLILGFILIMLFSGCKREIEFSFPEKPITLLVYTGPGGLIDVTARKFVDIANKYSDATFVVENKPGSGGIVALKNMLQKPADGYTLLASTKSNISKIVATGAETFIEDIDWAAMMMADPECIITYRQSGINTWDDLVADAKEKNGKQIWLGPANGGLDHVTALKVWDKAGINAKWIPFASGGKAIAALLGEQGVAYVGNPREVLGNDDLQIVAVSSEKRLPQFPNVPTLTELGLPDLENEYMWRGFVLKKGVPESVKEWYNELFQKVNADPEWRNYWERGGIEVKYADSNEFLQVVQSDKQDFTYYLSKLRIINTETDSFMAKLASGNTFRMLVIILCAVFLVLWFFISRSQIKSWLNGILLPVFFIFLSLIFYLLSFTFPSNEDVGPAIVPRLWIYILIPLNIALLVSILIKREEILKTTDSSSSVFKFVALLALYLMGIHFLGYFISTFLFVIAGILLLGYKNIRMTLIISACWLLFSYLVFYKLLYVPLPQGLILEMLF, encoded by the coding sequence ATGTTAAATATTAAAACCGGTCTTTCTCATAAACTGAAATATTTCAGAAAGTTGCTGATACTTGGCTTTATCCTGATAATGCTGTTTTCAGGCTGTAAAAGAGAAATCGAATTCTCTTTTCCAGAAAAACCAATTACTTTACTGGTTTATACAGGACCAGGAGGGCTGATTGATGTTACTGCCCGTAAATTTGTGGATATCGCAAATAAATATTCTGATGCTACTTTTGTAGTTGAAAATAAACCTGGTTCCGGCGGGATAGTAGCTCTTAAAAATATGCTGCAAAAACCTGCAGATGGCTATACTCTGCTTGCCAGCACAAAATCAAATATTTCCAAAATAGTAGCCACTGGAGCAGAAACTTTTATTGAGGATATTGACTGGGCTGCGATGATGATGGCAGACCCGGAATGCATTATCACCTACCGGCAAAGCGGAATAAACACCTGGGACGATCTGGTGGCTGATGCCAAAGAGAAGAATGGCAAACAAATATGGCTGGGTCCTGCAAATGGTGGTTTAGACCATGTAACTGCCCTTAAAGTTTGGGACAAAGCAGGTATTAATGCCAAGTGGATACCTTTTGCCAGTGGCGGAAAAGCAATAGCAGCACTCCTGGGTGAACAGGGAGTGGCTTATGTGGGTAATCCCCGTGAAGTTCTGGGAAATGATGACCTGCAGATAGTTGCTGTTTCCAGCGAAAAAAGGTTACCGCAATTCCCCAATGTGCCCACCTTGACTGAACTGGGGCTTCCTGATCTGGAAAATGAATACATGTGGCGTGGATTTGTGCTTAAGAAGGGTGTTCCTGAATCTGTGAAAGAGTGGTATAATGAACTTTTTCAGAAAGTAAATGCTGACCCGGAATGGCGAAATTACTGGGAACGAGGTGGTATTGAAGTCAAGTATGCTGACAGTAATGAATTTTTGCAGGTAGTTCAGAGTGATAAACAGGATTTTACCTACTATTTATCAAAACTGAGAATTATCAATACTGAAACAGATAGTTTTATGGCAAAACTGGCTAGTGGTAATACTTTCCGGATGTTGGTGATAATCCTTTGCGCAGTATTCCTGGTATTATGGTTTTTTATCTCGCGATCTCAGATAAAAAGCTGGCTGAATGGAATTCTTCTGCCAGTGTTTTTCATCTTCCTGTCACTTATCTTCTACCTTCTTTCGTTCACTTTCCCCAGTAATGAAGATGTGGGACCAGCAATAGTACCTCGTCTCTGGATATATATTCTGATTCCTTTGAATATTGCTCTGCTGGTGAGTATACTGATTAAAAGGGAAGAAATTCTGAAAACAACAGACAGCAGCAGTTCAGTATTCAAATTCGTAGCTCTTCTGGCGCTTTATCTAATGGGAATACATTTCCTGGGCTATTTTATCAGCACATTTTTATTTGTGATTGCAGGAATATTACTCCTGGGCTATAAAAATATCAGGATGACACTTATTATTTCTGCCTGCTGGCTGCTCTTTTCTTATCTGGTATTTTATAAATTACTCTATGTTCCACTACCTCAGGGCTTGATCCTGGAAATGCTGTTTTAA
- a CDS encoding anion permease: MLITVFFLSSGLFLGWSLGANDAANIFGTAVGTKMVKFKTAALICSIFLILGAVISGAGASHTLGKLGNVNELAGAFIVALSAALTVLWMTKAGLPVSTSQAIVGSIIGWNLFSGTPTSMSSLTKIVGTWIFSPILSAIFAFILFLLVKRIVEKSCIHMLRMDMYIRIAMIIVGAFGSYSLGANNIGNVMGVFINSSPFKDITLSSLFHISNVQQLFFLGGIAIAIGVFTYSKRVMKTVGTGIFKLNPVTGLVVVLASSITLFLFASQGLYDFLTSLHLPAFPLVPVSSSQAVVGSVMGISLAKGVRNLNFKKLAEISIGWVVTPLASAIFSYIALFFMQNVFMHNVYH; encoded by the coding sequence ATGCTGATCACAGTTTTTTTCTTATCAAGTGGTTTGTTTCTGGGCTGGTCTTTAGGAGCAAATGATGCTGCCAATATCTTTGGCACAGCAGTTGGCACCAAAATGGTCAAATTCAAAACAGCAGCATTGATCTGCAGTATATTCCTGATCCTGGGAGCAGTAATAAGCGGCGCTGGAGCATCACACACTCTTGGTAAGCTGGGAAATGTAAATGAACTCGCTGGTGCCTTTATAGTAGCGCTATCTGCGGCTCTTACAGTTTTATGGATGACCAAAGCAGGATTACCGGTATCTACCTCGCAGGCTATTGTGGGTTCCATAATTGGCTGGAACTTATTTTCAGGGACACCTACAAGCATGAGTTCATTGACCAAAATTGTGGGGACCTGGATATTTTCACCAATCTTGTCAGCTATATTTGCCTTTATCCTTTTTCTATTGGTAAAACGAATAGTAGAAAAATCGTGTATCCACATGCTTAGGATGGATATGTATATCCGGATAGCTATGATCATTGTGGGTGCTTTTGGGTCATATAGTCTGGGAGCAAATAATATTGGTAACGTAATGGGAGTATTTATAAATTCTTCTCCATTCAAAGATATTACTTTATCCAGCTTGTTTCATATCTCTAATGTACAGCAGCTCTTCTTTCTGGGTGGAATTGCCATAGCAATAGGAGTTTTTACCTATTCCAAAAGAGTTATGAAAACTGTAGGAACTGGTATTTTTAAATTAAATCCTGTCACAGGGCTGGTAGTGGTTCTGGCAAGCTCGATCACTCTCTTCCTTTTCGCTTCGCAAGGATTATATGATTTTCTAACTTCCCTCCATCTGCCGGCATTTCCTTTGGTACCCGTATCCAGTTCGCAGGCAGTAGTTGGATCTGTGATGGGTATCAGTCTGGCAAAAGGTGTGCGTAATCTAAATTTTAAAAAGCTGGCAGAGATTAGTATAGGCTGGGTGGTAACACCCCTGGCATCTGCCATTTTTTCATATATCGCTTTATTTTTTATGCAAAATGTTTTCATGCATAATGTATATCATTAG
- a CDS encoding anion permease encodes MVTVIFFLSSGLFLGWSLGANNAANFFGSAVATRMISFRTAAIVCSVFVILGAVISGAGAADTLGKLGSISTLPGAFVVALSAAISSLIMTRAGIPISTSQAIVGGIIGWNLYAHMATDQQALYKIAGTWIFSPVLTAVTAVFLFHIFRHIAEKSRIHLLSMDHYTRLALIIVGAFGSYSLGANNIGNVVGIFIASSPFKDFTIFGFLHISAVQQLFFLGAVAIAVGVFTYSKRVMMTVGEGIFKLSPVTALVVVLSTSITLFLFASVGLRHFLLSHHLPAFPLVPVSSSQAIVGAVMGISIAKGGRNINFKKIGHIGLGWIITPILSAVIAYFTLFFMQNVFLQNVVS; translated from the coding sequence ATGGTTACAGTCATATTCTTTTTATCCAGTGGATTATTCCTGGGCTGGTCTTTAGGAGCAAACAATGCCGCGAATTTTTTTGGTTCAGCTGTAGCCACCCGTATGATCTCATTCCGCACTGCAGCGATAGTATGCAGTGTATTTGTGATTTTGGGAGCAGTTATCAGTGGTGCTGGAGCTGCTGATACTCTTGGTAAACTAGGTTCGATTTCAACACTGCCAGGAGCCTTTGTAGTAGCACTTTCAGCTGCGATTTCTTCACTAATCATGACTAGAGCGGGAATACCCATTTCCACCAGTCAGGCAATAGTAGGTGGTATCATCGGCTGGAATCTGTATGCACACATGGCAACAGATCAGCAGGCACTTTACAAAATAGCCGGAACCTGGATTTTTTCCCCAGTATTAACGGCTGTCACTGCAGTTTTCCTCTTCCATATTTTCCGTCATATTGCAGAAAAATCACGGATACATCTACTAAGCATGGATCACTACACACGCCTGGCACTAATAATAGTTGGTGCCTTTGGATCCTACAGTCTGGGTGCCAATAATATCGGTAATGTTGTAGGTATTTTTATCGCTTCCTCACCCTTTAAAGATTTCACGATATTTGGATTCCTTCATATCAGCGCTGTGCAGCAGTTATTCTTTCTTGGAGCCGTAGCAATTGCAGTGGGAGTTTTCACCTATTCAAAACGGGTAATGATGACAGTGGGTGAAGGGATATTCAAATTATCACCAGTAACTGCTCTGGTAGTGGTGCTTTCAACTTCAATAACCCTATTTCTGTTTGCTTCAGTAGGTTTACGCCATTTTCTGCTATCACACCATTTACCAGCATTTCCACTGGTACCGGTATCATCATCGCAGGCAATAGTGGGGGCAGTAATGGGAATCAGCATAGCTAAAGGGGGACGTAATATAAATTTTAAAAAGATAGGACATATCGGGCTCGGTTGGATCATCACACCAATACTTTCGGCTGTTATCGCTTATTTTACACTGTTTTTTATGCAGAATGTGTTTTTACAGAATGTGGTTTCATGA
- a CDS encoding DUF47 family protein codes for MAIFGSKTKQLEADIECYLDLVSRAGLVFNEGVKAYLNGKMEKFDKNFRDITALESEADAVRRDIKRKLYTYMLIPESRGDVLGLLETLDDVVDICEKVLEQFSIETPDIRDFLKSDFRELAELSALCVDEIVKAARSFFTDITMVSNYVNKVHFYEHEVDDLEEQLKRKAFNSTEIERFSHKVHMRYFAEKIAMVSDVAQAVAERLSVYAIKRKI; via the coding sequence ATGGCAATATTTGGCAGTAAAACAAAGCAATTAGAAGCAGATATTGAATGCTATCTTGACCTGGTGTCAAGAGCTGGTCTGGTTTTTAATGAAGGCGTGAAAGCCTATCTGAATGGGAAAATGGAAAAATTTGACAAAAATTTCCGAGATATTACTGCACTGGAAAGTGAAGCGGACGCCGTTCGACGTGATATTAAGCGTAAACTTTATACTTATATGCTGATCCCTGAATCACGCGGAGATGTGCTGGGGCTTCTGGAAACCCTTGATGATGTAGTGGATATTTGCGAGAAAGTGTTAGAACAATTTTCCATCGAAACCCCTGATATCCGTGATTTTCTCAAATCTGACTTCCGGGAACTGGCAGAACTTTCAGCCCTTTGCGTAGATGAAATAGTCAAAGCAGCCAGGTCATTTTTCACGGATATTACTATGGTGAGTAATTATGTAAACAAGGTTCACTTCTATGAGCACGAAGTGGATGATCTGGAAGAGCAATTAAAACGAAAAGCTTTTAACAGCACAGAGATCGAGCGTTTCAGCCATAAAGTTCACATGCGTTATTTTGCCGAAAAAATTGCTATGGTCTCTGATGTAGCACAGGCGGTAGCAGAGAGACTTTCGGTGTATGCAATTAAAAGAAAGATATAA